Proteins from a single region of Larus michahellis unplaced genomic scaffold, bLarMic1.1 SCAFFOLD_54, whole genome shotgun sequence:
- the CCDC120 gene encoding coiled-coil domain-containing protein 120 isoform X5 has product MELRGHIIPPAPTYSPAGAPAGRLQELRERQRGLRQALGLRLRELRRLCLQEAELTGKLPPEYPLEPGERPQPPPRRRAGGPPRGPLPEAARAARREVAVQLQVVEAARRLAAAPGLPPEQRRRRQRLQAEAAQRLRQLRAQLGAAAHDENGSLCDLPALENGALPGLPPPAKPPPGGTSRPSPPRAASDSPDRRPPWAPDPAVGGAGRRSSLASPASASSFEGRSVPATPVLARSPCARGPPLCRASGDPPAAAPPPTTDMQPPGTLV; this is encoded by the exons ATGGAGCTGAGGGGCCACATCatccccccggcccccacctaCAGCCCTGCAG gggcgccggcggggcggctgcaggagctgcgggagcggcagcgggggctgcgcCAGGCCCTGGGCCTGCGCCTGCGGGAGCTGCGCCGCCTCTGCCTGCAGGAGGCC GAGCTGACGGGGAAGCTGCCCCCCGAGTACCCCCTGGAGCCCGGCGAGaggccccagccccccccgcgccgccgggccgggggacccccccggggacccctccCTGAG GCGGCGCGGGCGGCCCGGCGGGAGGTGGCGGTGCAGCTGCAGGTGGTGGAGGCCGCTCGGCGCTTGGCGGCCGCCCCGGGACTACCTCCGGAGCAGCGGCGGCGCCGGCAGCGCCTGCAGGCCGAGGCGGCCCAGCGGCTCCGGCAGCTCCGCGCCCAGCTCGGCGCGGCCGCCCACG ATGAAAACGGGTCCCTCTGCGACCTCCCGGCGCTGGAGAACG GGGCCCTGCcggggcttcccccccccgccaaaccccCCCCAGGCGGAACCAGCCGCCCTTCGCCCCCCCGGGCCGCATCCGACAGCCCCGACCGTCGCCCTCCCTGGGCCCCCGACCCCGCCGTGGGGGGAGCCGGCCGCCGCAGCTCCCTCGCCAGCCCAGCCAG CGCTTCCAGCTTCGAAGGTCGCAGCGTCCCGGCCACCCCCGTCCTGGCCCGTAGCCCCTGTGCCCGCGGGCCCCCCCTCTGCCG GGCCTCGGGGGACCCCCCCGCAGCCGCTCCCCCTCCCACCACGGACAtgcagccccccggcaccctggtgtga
- the CCDC120 gene encoding coiled-coil domain-containing protein 120 isoform X2 yields MELRGHIIPPAPTYSPAGAPAGRLQELRERQRGLRQALGLRLRELRRLCLQEAELTGKLPPEYPLEPGERPQPPPRRRAGGPPRGPLPEAARAARREVAVQLQVVEAARRLAAAPGLPPEQRRRRQRLQAEAAQRLRQLRAQLGAAAHDENGSLCDLPALENGALPGLPPPAKPPPGGTSRPSPPRAASDSPDRRPPWAPDPAVGGAGRRSSLASPASASSFEGRSVPATPVLARSPCARGPPLCRPEAPGLPPRPWSGSQDSQLGGPPAPGPPPPAPRTRRSNSSEALIDWGGPPENNPLPEAARGRGGPPSAEQRRSQKWLALEGLRDWYLRHTGAPPAAPPRLPPPPPGPAWAPPPRRRDPPGLPHSLSYAGALAPRASGDPPAAAPPPTTDMQPPGTLV; encoded by the exons ATGGAGCTGAGGGGCCACATCatccccccggcccccacctaCAGCCCTGCAG gggcgccggcggggcggctgcaggagctgcgggagcggcagcgggggctgcgcCAGGCCCTGGGCCTGCGCCTGCGGGAGCTGCGCCGCCTCTGCCTGCAGGAGGCC GAGCTGACGGGGAAGCTGCCCCCCGAGTACCCCCTGGAGCCCGGCGAGaggccccagccccccccgcgccgccgggccgggggacccccccggggacccctccCTGAG GCGGCGCGGGCGGCCCGGCGGGAGGTGGCGGTGCAGCTGCAGGTGGTGGAGGCCGCTCGGCGCTTGGCGGCCGCCCCGGGACTACCTCCGGAGCAGCGGCGGCGCCGGCAGCGCCTGCAGGCCGAGGCGGCCCAGCGGCTCCGGCAGCTCCGCGCCCAGCTCGGCGCGGCCGCCCACG ATGAAAACGGGTCCCTCTGCGACCTCCCGGCGCTGGAGAACG GGGCCCTGCcggggcttcccccccccgccaaaccccCCCCAGGCGGAACCAGCCGCCCTTCGCCCCCCCGGGCCGCATCCGACAGCCCCGACCGTCGCCCTCCCTGGGCCCCCGACCCCGCCGTGGGGGGAGCCGGCCGCCGCAGCTCCCTCGCCAGCCCAGCCAG CGCTTCCAGCTTCGAAGGTCGCAGCGTCCCGGCCACCCCCGTCCTGGCCCGTAGCCCCTGTGCCCGCGGGCCCCCCCTCTGCCG CCCTGAGGCGCCGGGGTTGCCCCCCCGGCCTTGGTCAGGCAGCCAGGACTCACAGCTGGGGGGGCCCCCGGCgcccggtccccccccgccggccccccgcacCCGCCGCAGCAACAGCTCGGAGGCTTTGATCGACTGGGGGGGCCCCCCCGAAAACAACCCCCTCCCCGAGGCCgccaggggccgggggggcccccccTCCGCCGAGCAGCGTCGCAGCCAGAAATGGCTGGCGCTGGAGGGGCTGCGGGACTGGTACCTGCGGCACACGggggcccccccggccgcccccccccgcctgccgccgccgccccccggcccggcctgggCTCCCCCCCCCCGACGCCGTGACCCCCCCGGCCTGCCCCACTCGCTCAGCTACGCCGGGGCCCTGGCGCCCAG GGCCTCGGGGGACCCCCCCGCAGCCGCTCCCCCTCCCACCACGGACAtgcagccccccggcaccctggtgtga
- the LOC141736828 gene encoding LOW QUALITY PROTEIN: transcription factor E3-like (The sequence of the model RefSeq protein was modified relative to this genomic sequence to represent the inferred CDS: inserted 1 base in 1 codon) has translation MSRGAAEGAPAPPGPPPAPPPGRPTVYVLLEGPSTPETLRLLSLSSVLPESGIVADIEWEPPGGGTPGDTPSDPPADPPGDAPGTPADTPGAFYSLKSQPLPHSTGPPPPAAMAAPPAAPPSSRVLLRQQLMRAQAQEQEQRERRGPPGPPPAPGPSPAIAVGAPPPRAPPHVPPEVLKVQTHLENPTRYHLRAAQRQQVRQYLTSALGRGPPSPPGPPPAPPAPHSPLALLHIGPGSEKEIDDVIDEIISLESSYDEMLSFGPAEGGLQLPNTLPAAGPLLEVFXPPQGGSSSCPAELPRVKAELSETEAKALLKERQKKDNHNLIERRRRFNINDRIKELGTLIPKSNDPEMRWNKGTILKASVDYIRKLQKETQRSRELELHQQRLEQANRSLQLRVQELELQAQLHGLPLSPPAAPAAEVGCEEAPGGPPFPPGGPPTPQCLLDLALADDLPPGLGLPLGLGGAEGSLDDILMDEGGGLSPLGPPGALLASPGPSRASSPRSSLSMEDDS, from the exons ATGTCCCGTGGGGCGGCCGAGggggcccccgcgccccccggcccccccccagcgccgccccccggccgccccaCGGTGTACGTCCTGCTGGAGGGGCCCAGCACCCCTGAAACCCTCCGGCTGctcag CCTGAGCTCGGTGCTGCCCGAGTCGGGGATCGTGGCCGACATCGAGTGGGAGCCCCCCGGCGGggggacccccggggacacccccagtgacccccccgcGGACCCCCCCGGAGacgcccccgggacccccgcggACACCCCCGGCGCCTTCTACTCCCTGAagagccagcccctgccccacag CacggggccgccccccccggcggccatggcggccccccccgccgcccccccctcctcccgggTGCTGCTGCGGCAGCAGCTGATGCGGGCGCAGgcgcaggagcaggagcagagggaaaggaggggccccccgggacccccaccgGCCCCCGGCCCGTCGCCCGCCATCGCTGTcggtgcccccccgccccgggcgccCCCCCATGTGCCCCCCGAGGTGCTCAAG gtgcagACCCACCTGGAGAACCCCACGCGCTACCACCTGCGGGCGGCGCAGCGGCAGCAGGTCCGGCAGTACCTCACCTCCGCCCTGGGccggggcccccccagccccccggggccccccccggcccccccagccccccacagccccctcgcCCTCCTCCACATCGGCCCCGGCTCCGAGAAGGAG ATCGATGATGTCATCGATGAGATCATCAGCCTGGAATCCAGCTACGACGAGATGCTCAGCTTCGGTCCGGCCGAGGGGGGGCTCCAGCTCCCGAACACG CTCCCCGCCGCTGGGCCCctcctggaggtgt agcccCCCCaggggggcagcagctcctgccccgccGAGCTGCCCCGCGTCAAGGCTGAGCTCTCGG AAACGGAGGCGAAAGCGCTGCTGAAAGAGCGACAGAAGAAGGACAACCACAACCTGA TCGAGCGGCGCCGACGGTTCAACATCAATGACCGCATCAAGGAACTGGGGACCCTAATTCCCAAATCCAACGACCC GGAGATGCGCTGGAACAAGGGCACCATCCTGAAGGCCTCGGTGGATTATATCCGCAAGCTGCAGAAGGAGACGCAGCGCTCCCGCGAGCTCGAGCTGCACCAGCAGCGCCTGGAGCAGGCGAACCGCAGCCTCCAGCTCCGCGTCCAG gagctggagctgcaggcgcAGCTGCACGGGCTCCCCCTGAGCCCTCCGGCGGCGCCAGCGGCCGAGGTGGGGTGCGAGGAGGCCCCCGgcggcccccccttccccccggggggcccccccactccccagtgCCTCCTGGACCTGGCGCTGGCCGACGAcctgcccccggggctgggcctGCCCCTGGGCCTGGGGGGCGCCGAGGGGAGCCTGGATGACATCCTGATGGACGAGGGCGGGGGACTGTCGCCCCTCGGCCCCCCCGGCGCCCTCCTGGCCTCCCCGGGGCCCTCCCGCGCctccagcccccgcagcagcctCAGCATGGAGGACGACTCCTGA
- the EBP gene encoding 3-beta-hydroxysteroid-Delta(8),Delta(7)-isomerase, translating to METTAHPYWPRSLALPGYVGSARPGWQCAGAVAAAGAGLVALGWALGGGGARGGASRSPARRLALGWFLMCTGIHGILEGYFSLRHRELPADTGLLADVWKEYAKADSRYMTSDDFTVAMETVTAWAWGPLSFLTFLALLRHHPTRYVLQLLVSLGQLYGDVLYFATEARAGWSHSDPRPLYFWGYFVGLNGVWVLVPVALLADACRHLTAAQRAIDRPRHKAH from the exons ATGGAGACGACGGCGCACCCCTATTGGCCGCGCTCGCTGGCGTTGCCGGGTTACGTGGGCAGCGCGCGGCCCGGCTGGCAGTGCGCAggcgcggtggcggcggcgggggcggggctggTGGCGCTGGGGTGGGCGctgggcgggggcggggcgaggggcggggcttCGCGGAGCCCCGCCCGCCGCCTGGCGCTGGGCTGGTTCCTGATGTGCACCGGCATCCACGGGATACTGGAGGGATACTTCAGCCTCCGGCACCGGGAGCTGCCCGCCGACACCGGGCTGCTGGCCGACGTCT GGAAGGAGTATGCCAAAGCCGACAGCCGCTACATGAC gAGTGATGACTTCACGGTTGCCATGGAGACGGTGACAGCCTGGGCCTGGGGCCCGCTCAGCTTCCTCACCTTCCTCGCCTTGCTCCGCCACCACCCAACCCGCTACGTCCTGCAGCTCCTCGTCTCCCTTG GGCAGCTCTATGGGGACGTGCTGTACTTCGCCACCGAGGCGCGGGCGGGCTGGAGCCACAGCGACCCCCGGCCCCTCTACTTCTGGGGTTACTTCGTGGGGCTCAACGGGGTGTGGGTGCTGGTGCCTGTCGCCCTCCTGGCCGACGCCTGCCGACACCTGACCGCCGCCCAGCGCGCCATCGACCGCCCCCGCCACAAGGCCCACTGA
- the CCDC120 gene encoding coiled-coil domain-containing protein 120 isoform X3 produces the protein MELRGHIIPPAPTYSPAGAPAGRLQELRERQRGLRQALGLRLRELRRLCLQEAELTGKLPPEYPLEPGERPQPPPRRRAGGPPRGPLPEAARAARREVAVQLQVVEAARRLAAAPGLPPEQRRRRQRLQAEAAQRLRQLRAQLGAAAHDENGSLCDLPALENGALPGLPPPAKPPPGGTSRPSPPRAASDSPDRRPPWAPDPAVGGAGRRSSLASPARVPWPPPARCGPCPAALPASKVAASRPPPSWPVAPVPAGPPSAGPRGTPPQPLPLPPRTCSPPAPWCDPPPKPPGPSPPPPPPQIPPCSPQPPPCVCVCGEGSPDLGGGPPNLGGAPNLGPPPAAPGEWPVWGGPRHVSPPPSGARIWRVGGHSWVQYRDLLPPPRLALSWGETPPVWGSSPPM, from the exons ATGGAGCTGAGGGGCCACATCatccccccggcccccacctaCAGCCCTGCAG gggcgccggcggggcggctgcaggagctgcgggagcggcagcgggggctgcgcCAGGCCCTGGGCCTGCGCCTGCGGGAGCTGCGCCGCCTCTGCCTGCAGGAGGCC GAGCTGACGGGGAAGCTGCCCCCCGAGTACCCCCTGGAGCCCGGCGAGaggccccagccccccccgcgccgccgggccgggggacccccccggggacccctccCTGAG GCGGCGCGGGCGGCCCGGCGGGAGGTGGCGGTGCAGCTGCAGGTGGTGGAGGCCGCTCGGCGCTTGGCGGCCGCCCCGGGACTACCTCCGGAGCAGCGGCGGCGCCGGCAGCGCCTGCAGGCCGAGGCGGCCCAGCGGCTCCGGCAGCTCCGCGCCCAGCTCGGCGCGGCCGCCCACG ATGAAAACGGGTCCCTCTGCGACCTCCCGGCGCTGGAGAACG GGGCCCTGCcggggcttcccccccccgccaaaccccCCCCAGGCGGAACCAGCCGCCCTTCGCCCCCCCGGGCCGCATCCGACAGCCCCGACCGTCGCCCTCCCTGGGCCCCCGACCCCGCCGTGGGGGGAGCCGGCCGCCGCAGCTCCCTCGCCAGCCCAGCCAG GGTGCCgtggccccccccagcccggtgcGGACCCTGCCCCGCAGCGCTTCCAGCTTCGAAGGTCGCAGCGTCCCGGCCACCCCCGTCCTGGCCCGTAGCCCCTGTGCCCGCGGGCCCCCCCTCTGCCG GGCCTCGGGGGACCCCCCCGCAGCCGCTCCCCCTCCCACCACGGACAtgcagccccccggcaccctggtgtgaccccccccccaaaccaccgggtccatccccccccccccccccgccccaaatccccccgtgctccccccagccccccccatgtgtgtgtgtgtgtggggaggggtcCCCAGATTTGGGTGGAGGACCCCCCAATTTAGGGGGAGCCCCAAACCTGGGCCCCCCCCCGGCGGCTCCTGGTGAGTGGCCGGTTTGGGGGGGCCCCCGtcacgtgtccccccccccctcgggAGCGAGGATCTGGCGGGTgggggggcacagctgggttCAATACAGGGACCTGCTGCCACCGCCTCGCCTGGCTCTTTCTTGGGGGGAAACGCCGCCGGTTTGGGGCTCCTCGCCGCCCATGTAG
- the CCDC120 gene encoding coiled-coil domain-containing protein 120 isoform X1, translated as MELRGHIIPPAPTYSPAGAPAGRLQELRERQRGLRQALGLRLRELRRLCLQEAELTGKLPPEYPLEPGERPQPPPRRRAGGPPRGPLPEAARAARREVAVQLQVVEAARRLAAAPGLPPEQRRRRQRLQAEAAQRLRQLRAQLGAAAHDENGSLCDLPALENGALPGLPPPAKPPPGGTSRPSPPRAASDSPDRRPPWAPDPAVGGAGRRSSLASPASPVRTLPRSASSFEGRSVPATPVLARSPCARGPPLCRPEAPGLPPRPWSGSQDSQLGGPPAPGPPPPAPRTRRSNSSEALIDWGGPPENNPLPEAARGRGGPPSAEQRRSQKWLALEGLRDWYLRHTGAPPAAPPRLPPPPPGPAWAPPPRRRDPPGLPHSLSYAGALAPRASGDPPAAAPPPTTDMQPPGTLV; from the exons ATGGAGCTGAGGGGCCACATCatccccccggcccccacctaCAGCCCTGCAG gggcgccggcggggcggctgcaggagctgcgggagcggcagcgggggctgcgcCAGGCCCTGGGCCTGCGCCTGCGGGAGCTGCGCCGCCTCTGCCTGCAGGAGGCC GAGCTGACGGGGAAGCTGCCCCCCGAGTACCCCCTGGAGCCCGGCGAGaggccccagccccccccgcgccgccgggccgggggacccccccggggacccctccCTGAG GCGGCGCGGGCGGCCCGGCGGGAGGTGGCGGTGCAGCTGCAGGTGGTGGAGGCCGCTCGGCGCTTGGCGGCCGCCCCGGGACTACCTCCGGAGCAGCGGCGGCGCCGGCAGCGCCTGCAGGCCGAGGCGGCCCAGCGGCTCCGGCAGCTCCGCGCCCAGCTCGGCGCGGCCGCCCACG ATGAAAACGGGTCCCTCTGCGACCTCCCGGCGCTGGAGAACG GGGCCCTGCcggggcttcccccccccgccaaaccccCCCCAGGCGGAACCAGCCGCCCTTCGCCCCCCCGGGCCGCATCCGACAGCCCCGACCGTCGCCCTCCCTGGGCCCCCGACCCCGCCGTGGGGGGAGCCGGCCGCCGCAGCTCCCTCGCCAGCCCAGCCAG cccggtgcGGACCCTGCCCCGCAGCGCTTCCAGCTTCGAAGGTCGCAGCGTCCCGGCCACCCCCGTCCTGGCCCGTAGCCCCTGTGCCCGCGGGCCCCCCCTCTGCCG CCCTGAGGCGCCGGGGTTGCCCCCCCGGCCTTGGTCAGGCAGCCAGGACTCACAGCTGGGGGGGCCCCCGGCgcccggtccccccccgccggccccccgcacCCGCCGCAGCAACAGCTCGGAGGCTTTGATCGACTGGGGGGGCCCCCCCGAAAACAACCCCCTCCCCGAGGCCgccaggggccgggggggcccccccTCCGCCGAGCAGCGTCGCAGCCAGAAATGGCTGGCGCTGGAGGGGCTGCGGGACTGGTACCTGCGGCACACGggggcccccccggccgcccccccccgcctgccgccgccgccccccggcccggcctgggCTCCCCCCCCCCGACGCCGTGACCCCCCCGGCCTGCCCCACTCGCTCAGCTACGCCGGGGCCCTGGCGCCCAG GGCCTCGGGGGACCCCCCCGCAGCCGCTCCCCCTCCCACCACGGACAtgcagccccccggcaccctggtgtga
- the CCDC120 gene encoding coiled-coil domain-containing protein 120 isoform X4 — MELRGHIIPPAPTYSPAGAPAGRLQELRERQRGLRQALGLRLRELRRLCLQEAELTGKLPPEYPLEPGERPQPPPRRRAGGPPRGPLPEAARAARREVAVQLQVVEAARRLAAAPGLPPEQRRRRQRLQAEAAQRLRQLRAQLGAAAHDENGSLCDLPALENGALPGLPPPAKPPPGGTSRPSPPRAASDSPDRRPPWAPDPAVGGAGRRSSLASPASPVRTLPRSASSFEGRSVPATPVLARSPCARGPPLCRASGDPPAAAPPPTTDMQPPGTLV; from the exons ATGGAGCTGAGGGGCCACATCatccccccggcccccacctaCAGCCCTGCAG gggcgccggcggggcggctgcaggagctgcgggagcggcagcgggggctgcgcCAGGCCCTGGGCCTGCGCCTGCGGGAGCTGCGCCGCCTCTGCCTGCAGGAGGCC GAGCTGACGGGGAAGCTGCCCCCCGAGTACCCCCTGGAGCCCGGCGAGaggccccagccccccccgcgccgccgggccgggggacccccccggggacccctccCTGAG GCGGCGCGGGCGGCCCGGCGGGAGGTGGCGGTGCAGCTGCAGGTGGTGGAGGCCGCTCGGCGCTTGGCGGCCGCCCCGGGACTACCTCCGGAGCAGCGGCGGCGCCGGCAGCGCCTGCAGGCCGAGGCGGCCCAGCGGCTCCGGCAGCTCCGCGCCCAGCTCGGCGCGGCCGCCCACG ATGAAAACGGGTCCCTCTGCGACCTCCCGGCGCTGGAGAACG GGGCCCTGCcggggcttcccccccccgccaaaccccCCCCAGGCGGAACCAGCCGCCCTTCGCCCCCCCGGGCCGCATCCGACAGCCCCGACCGTCGCCCTCCCTGGGCCCCCGACCCCGCCGTGGGGGGAGCCGGCCGCCGCAGCTCCCTCGCCAGCCCAGCCAG cccggtgcGGACCCTGCCCCGCAGCGCTTCCAGCTTCGAAGGTCGCAGCGTCCCGGCCACCCCCGTCCTGGCCCGTAGCCCCTGTGCCCGCGGGCCCCCCCTCTGCCG GGCCTCGGGGGACCCCCCCGCAGCCGCTCCCCCTCCCACCACGGACAtgcagccccccggcaccctggtgtga